Proteins from a single region of Juglans microcarpa x Juglans regia isolate MS1-56 chromosome 5S, Jm3101_v1.0, whole genome shotgun sequence:
- the LOC121268245 gene encoding glucan endo-1,3-beta-glucosidase 1-like, which produces MAASKITLLTIFSILTILSPVSQAKPVGFQRIKQQQKAQGTGTEPFVGVNIGTDVSNLLSPSAIVSFLQLQKISHVRLYDAYPDLLKALAHTNIRVVISVPNNQLLAIGSSNATAAAWVGRNVVSFFPDTLISAIAVGDEVLTTVSSSVPLLLPAIESLYSALVAANLHTKIKISSPHAASIVLDPFPPSQAFFNQSLSSAILPLLQFLSRTGSPLMMNLYPYYVFMQNKGVVPLDNSLFKPLTPAKEMVDPNTLLRYTNVLDAMIDAAYFSMKNLNVTDVQVLVTESGWPSKGDSKEPYATVENADTYNSNLIRHILDRKGTPLHPEITSSVYIYELFNEDLRSPPVSEANWGLFYANSTPVYLLHVSGSGSFLANDTTNQTYCVAMDGMEPKTLQVALDWACGPGRANCSEIQPGEDCYQPNTVKGHASYAFDSYYQMEGKSAGSCDFKGVAMITTTDPSHGSCIFPGSKKVTNKKRQVVDSTQVSGAADSLRFVPFCSWRTRGVLLYIAFNILLYIPLMTPL; this is translated from the exons ATGGCAGCCTCTAAGATCACCCTCCTCACCATCTTCTCCATCTTGACAATACTTTCCCCAGTCTCCCAAG CTAAACCAGTAGGATTCCAACGAATAAAGCAGCAGCAGAAGGCACAAGGCACAGGCACCGAACCGTTTGTGGGTGTGAACATTGGTACTGATGTTTCAAATCTACTGTCACCTTCAGCCATTGTATCCTTCCTCCAACTCCAAAAGATCAGCCACGTCCGCCTATACGATGCCTACCCTGACCTCCTCAAGGCTCTGGCTCACACCAACATCCGCGTTGTCATCAGCGTCCCCAACAATCAGCTCCTCGCCATTGGCTCCTCCAATGCCACCGCCGCCGCCTGGGTCGGCCGAAATGTCGTCAGTTTCTTTCCAGATACCCTCATCTCCGCCATTGCTGTCGGCGACGAGGTCTTGACCACCGTGTCCTCCTCAGTTCCTCTCCTTCTTCCTGCCATAGAGTCCCTCTACAGCGCTTTAGTCGCGGCAAACCTTCACACCAAGATCAAGATTTCGAGCCCACATGCCGCCTCGATAGTTCTTGATCCTTTCCCACCTTCGCAAGCTTTTTTTAACCAGAGCTTGAGCTCTGCTATCCTTCCTCTGCTTCAGTTCCTTTCAAGAACTGGGTCCCCTTTGATGATGAACCTTTATCCTTACTATGTGTTTATGCAGAACAAAGGTGTGGTTCCACTGGACAATTCTCTGTTTAAACCCTTGACACCCGCTAAAGAAATGGTTGACCCAAATACTCTGCTTCGCTATACCAACGTGCTGGATGCCATGATTGACGCGGCCTATTTCTCAATGAAGAACCTCAATGTCACTGACGTTCAGGTCCTCGTCACCGAGAGCGGTTGGCCTTCAAAGGGTGATTCTAAAGAGCCTTATGCCACAGTTGAGAATGCTGATACATATAATTCGAACCTGATCAGGCATATTCTTGACCGTAAAGGAACCCCTTTGCACCCGGAGATCACTTCCAGTGTGTATATATACGAGTTGTTCAATGAAGACCTGAGGTCCCCGCCAGTTTCGGAGGCGAATTGGGGGTTGTTTTATGCGAATTCCACCCCGGTGTACTTGCTTCACGTTTCGGGAAGTGGGTCTTTTCTGGCCAACGACACGACGAACCAGACGTACTGTGTGGCAATGGATGGAATGGAGCCGAAGACGTTGCAGGTGGCGTTGGATTGGGCGTGTGGACCGGGGCGGGCGAATTGCTCGGAGATTCAGCCAGGGGAGGATTGCTACCAGCCTAACACTGTAAAGGGTCACGCTTCTTATGCGTTTGATAGCTATTATCAGATGGAAGGGAAGTCTGCTGGTTCTTGCGACTTCAAGGGTGTGGCCATGATCACCACCACTGACCCAA GTCACGGGAGCTGTATATTTCCAGGAAG TAAGAAGGTAACCAACAAGAAAAGACAGGTGGTGGACTCGACACAAGTAAGTGGTGCAGCAGACAGTCTAAGATTCGTCCCCTTCTGCAGCTGGCGAACAAGGGGTGTTCTTTTATACATAGCTTTCAATATTTTGTTGTATATTCCTTTAATGACTCCATTGTGA